The Pleuronectes platessa chromosome 10, fPlePla1.1, whole genome shotgun sequence genome contains a region encoding:
- the ctnnb1 gene encoding catenin beta-1 translates to MASQADLMELDMAMEPDRKAAVSHWQQQSYLDSGIHSGATTTAPSLSGKGNPEEDDVDNQVMYEWEQGFNQNFSQEQVQDIDGQYAMTRAQRVRAAMFPETLEEGMQIPSTQFDAANPTNVQRLAEPSQMLKHAVVNLINYQDDAELATRAIPELTKLLNDEDQVVVNKAAVMVHQLSKKEASRHAIMRSPQMVSAIVRTMQNTNDVETARCTAGTLHNLSHHREGLLAIFKSGGIPALVKMLGSPVDSVLFYAITTLHNLLLHQEGAKMAVRLAGGLQKMVALLNKTNVKFLAITTDCLQILAYGNQESKLIILASGGPQALVNIMRTYTYEKLLWTTSRVLKVLSVCSSNKPAIVEAGGMQALGLHLTDPSQRLVQNCLWTLRNLSDAATKQEGMEGLLGTLVQLLGSDDINVVTCAAGILSNLTCNNYKNKMMVCQVGGIEALVRTVLRAGDREDITEPAICALRHLTSRHQDAEMAQNAVRLHYGLPVVVKLLHPPSHWPLIKATVGLIRNLALCPANHSPLREQGAIPRLVQLLVRAHQDTQRRTSMGGTQQQFVEGVRMEEIVEGCTGALHILARDVHNRIVIRGLNTIPLFVQLLYSPIENIQRVAAGVLCELAQDKEAAEAIEAEGATAPLTELLHSRNEGVATYAAAVLFRMSEDKPQDYKKRLSVELTSSLFRTEPMAWNETGDLGLDIGAQGDHLGYRQEDPSYRSFHSGGYGGDTMGMEPMMDHDLVGGHHPGQDYPPVEGLPDLGHAQELIEGLPPGDSNQLAWFDTDL, encoded by the exons ATGGCTTCCCAGG CTGATCTGATGGAGCTGGACATGGCCATGGAGCCAGACCGTAAggcagcagtcagtcactggCAACAACAGTCCTACCTGGACTCAGGCATCCATTCAGGTGCCACCACAACTGCTCCCTCCCTCAGTGGGAAGGGCAACCCTGAGGAAGACGATGTGGACAACCAGGTTATGTATGAGTGGGAGCAGGGCTTCAACCAGAACTTCTCCCAGGAACAAGTACAAG ATATAGATGGTCAGTATGCCATGACACGTGCACAGCGAGTGCGTGCTGCGATGTTCCCAGAGACTCTTGAGGAGGGCATGCAGATCCCCTCTACACAGTTTGATGCAGCAAACCCCACCAACGTCCAGAGGCTGGCAGAGCCATCGCAAATGCTCAAACACGCTGTGGTCAATCTGATCAATTATCAAGATGACGCTGAATTGGCAACCAGAGCCATACCAGAACTCACCAAACTACTCAACGATGAGGACCAG GTCGTAGTAAACAAAGCTGCAGTGATGGTCCATCAGCTTTCAAAGAAAGAGGCTTCTCGCCACGCCATCATGCGCTCCccacagatggtgtctgctatTGTCAGGACCATGCAGAACACAAACGATGTAGAGACGGCTCGCTGTACCGCGGGAACACTGCACAACCTTTCCCATCACAGAGAGGGTCTGCTGGCCATCTTCAAGTCTGGAGGAATACCTGCTCTAGTTAAAATGCTTGG TTCACCAGTGGACTCTGTCCTGTTCTACGCTATCACCACCCTCCACAACCTCCTCCTGCACCAAGAAGGAGCCAAGATGGCTGTTCGTCTAGCTGGAGGTCTACAGAAAATGGTGGCTCTACTCAACAAGACCAATGTCAAATTCCTGGCCATCACCACTGACTGTCTCCAGATACTGGCCTACGGCAACCAGGAAAGCAAG TTGATAATCCTGGCCAGTGGTGGCCCTCAGGCATTGGTCAACATCATGAGGACCTACACCTATGAGAAGCTGCTGTGGACCACAAGCCGAGTTCTCAAAGTGCTGTCAGTCTGCTCCAGTAACAAGCCTGCCATTGTAGAAGCTG GAGGCATGCAGGCTCTGGGACTCCACCTGACAGACCCCAGCCAGAGACTGGTCCAGAACTGTCTCTGGACTCTCAGGAACTTATCAGATGCTGCCACCAAACAG GAGGGAATGGAAGGTCTGCTGGGAACACTGGTTCAGCTGCTCGGCAGTGACGACATTAATGTGGTGACCTGTGCTGCTGGTATTCTGTCTAACCTGACCTGTAACAACTACAAGAACAAGATGATGGTCTGTCAG gttggAGGTATTGAGGCGTTGGTGCGCACAGTGCTCCGGGCAGGAGACAGAGAAGACATTACAGAGCCAGCTATTTGTGCCCTGCGTCACCTCACATCTCGACACCAGGACGCTGAGATGGCACAGAATGCTGTTAGACTGCACTACGGTCTGCCTGTGGTTGTCAAATTACTACATCCGCCTTCACACTGGCCTCTCATTAAG GCGACAGTTGGTCTGATCCGTAATCTGGCTCTGTGCCCTGCAAACCACTCTCCTCTGAGGGAGCAGGGAGCCATCCCCAGACTGGTTCAGCTGCTGGTCAGGGCACACcaagacacacagagacgcacCAGCATGGGAggcacacagcagcagtttgtg GAGGGAGTTCGTATGGAGGAGATAGTGGAGGGCTGCACAGGAGCACTTCACATCCTGGCCAGAGACGTCCACAACAGAATAGTCATCAGAGGACTAAACACCATTCCACTCTTTGTACAG CTGCTGTATTCTCCCATTGAGAACATCCAGCGTGTAGCAGCAGGCGTCCTGTGTGAGCTGGCTCAGGACAAAGAGGCTGCTGAGGCCATCGAGGCAGAGGGAGCCACTGCCCCACTCACAGAGCTCTTGCACAGCCGCAACGAAGGAGTTG ccACCTATGCTGCAGCAGTTTTGTTCCGTATGTCTGAGGACAAACCCCAGGACTACAAGAAACGCCTCTCTGTAGAACTCACCAGCTCGCTCTTCAGGACAGAACCAATGGCCTGGAACGAG ACTGGAGACCTGGGTTTGGACATTGGAGCACAGGGTGATCATCTGGGCTACAGACAGGAAG ACCCAAGCTACCGTTCCTTCCATTCAGGGGGTTACGGAGGGGACACGATGGGCATGGAGCCCATGATGGACCACGATCTGGTTGGAGGCCACCATCCGGGCCAGGACTATCCCCCAGTTGAGGGGCTGCCTGACCTGGGACACGCCCAGGAACTGATAGAGGGCCTGCCACCCGGCGACTCCAACCAACTGGCCTGGTTTGATACCGACCTGTAA